The Rhodopseudomonas julia DNA segment CCTGGAGAGCGACGGCCGCTTCCTGGCCGGGCTTGCTGTGCGTGCTCGCCTCATGCGTCAGATCCTCTTCCACTCGCCGCCGGTTGGCGCTCTTGCGCAGATCGTTCTTGTAGATGTTGCGCAGGATGGTGAAGAGCCAGGCTTTCAGATTGGTGCCGTCTTCGTAACGGTCCAGGGAGGCGACGGCGCGCACCAGACATTCCTGCACGAGATCGTCCGCCCATTCCGGGTTCTGAACGAGATACCTGGCAAAACGGCGCAGATGCGGGATGAACGCGGCGATCTCGCGACGGACCGCATCCTTCCGGTCGTCACCGGTCGTCATCGCAGCGTTTGCCTGCTCTCTTCCCCGACGGGCCATTTTGCGCAAGAATCACCCCTCGGCCGCGAAGCCTGCCATATTTTGCCGGGCTTTCACGTCTAAGGTCGTTAGGCGGCTACAAGCTTTTGATGCCTGAAACCGCGTTTGGATACTAAGTTCGCTCAGGTTAATGCTGGCGCGGCTAGGTTCGTATAGGCTGATCCTTCGGGTTTCGGTTGGACGGACAGCTTTCGTCCGGATCGGGGGAAGATGATGAACACGCAGGTCTCCGATGACGTGAAACACGCGGTGGCTCGTCTTCGCCGCTACGCCTTCTGCCTGTTCGGCTCGTTGCCGCAGGCCGATGAGGTGATCGAACGCTGTCTGCGGCGGTTCGATCCGGTGCGCCTTGCGGGAAACCGAGATCCGCTCATCACCCTCTTCCGACATTTCCACGAAGTCGGCGCCTCCGAGATCTCGCCGATGTGGGTGAGCAACGGCCGTGCCATCGGACAGGAAGTGCTGCATGGCGGTCTCCTGCGTTTGCCGCTCAAAGAACGCGAAGCCGTCGCCTTGCGGGCCGTGTGCGGCTTTCGTGCTGACGAGGTGGCGACGATCCTCGGCGTCAGCCCGGAGAGGGCGCAAAGTCTCGTCGACGACGGCTACCGGATGCTCGCCTCGCCGACCTTGTCGGCGCTGATCATCGAGGATGAGCCGCTTCTTGCGAGCGACATTTCCGGGATCGTCTCGGGCATGGGCATCGAGGTCATCGGCATGGCGAGCAGGGAGAGCGAGGCGGTCTTCAAGGCTGCGGAGAAGCGGCCGCATCTCATCCTCGCCGATGTCCGTCTCGCCGAGGGCAACGGGCTCAACGCCGTCAATACCATCCGCCGCTTTCACGAAGCGCGGGTCATGTACCTGACGGCTTTCCCGGGCGAAGTCCTGCGCTCGGTCGGGGAGCGCGATGCTCTGATCGTGCGCAAGCCGTTCGAGCGTGTCGCCGTCGAAGCCGCCGTGCGTCAGCTCGCCGGACTTGAAATGGTGTCCTGAGGCTGCGGCCCGAGAGCCGCCGCGCGCTCCGGGCTCTGGTCGGTGTTCGCCGGGCATCGGCCGCTCACGCCGGTGCGAAGCGTTCGAGCGGGCTCGACATCAACAGCCGCACGATTTCCACGAGTGCTCTCTGGTCGATCGGCTTCGGCAGATAAGGCGCATCGGCCAATTCCGGCTCAAGAAGATCCTGAGGCCTGTAGGCACTGGCGATGACATAGGGCACGCCCTTGCGGCGCAGGTCGCGCGCCACTTCGGTTGAAATCTCGTCCTGAAGATTGAGATCAAGGAGGGCGACCGCGAAGGTCTTCTCCGCCACCATGCGGCGCGCCTCCGCGACATCGGCGGCTATCCCGACGACCGGCCAGCCGGCCGCTTCCACGGCTTCCTGCATGACGGAGGCGAGGAGGGGGGAATCCTCCACGATCAAGACCGCGCCTTTCGGCAGCGCCGGATCTGCTTTCGGCTTGCCGTTCTGTCGCCCGCGGGCCGCAGCCGGCAGGTCGTGCCGCGGCGCCTCCTTCATCTGCGGTATGCGGAAGGCACACAGAACCCCTTGCGAGCGAAATTCCAAGCGCACCTTTTCGTGCAGCTCTGTCTCCATCATGGAGCGGATCACGAACGTGCCGAAGCCCTCATTGGCGGGAGGCTGCAGTGCCTCCGGGGCGGTCTCGTCCCACGTGAACAGATGACCATCGCGCAGGTCGTCGCGTTCCCAGGTAATCTTCAGATGCCCTCCCGGCGCCGAGAGCGCCCCGAAGCGGGCGGCATTGGCCGCGAGTTCGTGCAGGCTCAAGGCGAGGCTTTGCGTGAGCCGCGGGGGCAGCATCACATCGGGTCCGTCGATCTGGAGGCGGACGTTGGCGCGCCCACCCACCGCCCGCAATGCGCCCTCGACAAGATCGCGCAAAAGCGTCCCGCTCCAGCCGGAGCGGCTCAAGAGTTCATGCGCATCTGCGAGCGCCTGGATGCGCCCCCGCAGGGAGCGAATGAAGGAATCGATGGAATGCGTCTCGCTGCGGCTTTGCGTGGCGATGGCGCTGATATTGGCGAGCATGTTCTTCACTCGGTGGTCGAGCTCGGCCAGAAGCACGGTCTGGCGCCGCTGCACCTCGAGGAGCTCGCTCACATCAGAGGCGAAACCGAAGAGGCGGCTGGGGCGCCTGTCCTTGTCGAAGATGAGATAGGCGCGGTCCCAGACATCGATCCAATGACCGTCCGCATGGCGGACGCGATAGGTCGCTTCGAAGCTGTCGCGTTCGCCTTCTTGCAGCTCGGCGTCGAGGCGACGCAGCCTGTCGCGATCGTCGGGATGGACGCGCTCGAGCCACCAGGGCAGGAACGAATTCCCGCCATGGCTCTCGCCCACGAGCCTTTCCAGGCCCTCGCTCGCCGTCACAAGGCCGGTCGTCATGTCGCGCTCGTAGACGACGCCGGCGACGGCGCGCAGCGAGAGGCGATAACGAGCGGCATTGTCGGCCAGCTCGGCCTGGGCCTTCTTGGGGGCGCTGATGTCGTAATTGACGCCGTAGGCGCGGGTGCCCTGATCGCTGCGATGACATTCGGCGGCGGCCGCGAGCCAGCGGATCTCGCCATCCGGGCGGGTGATGCGGAATTCGATCGATAGCGGTCGGCCATCCTCGATCAGGGCCGAAAGCTCGCGAGACACGCGCTCGCGATCGGCGGGATGAACGAAGCCGATGGCTTCCTCATGGGGGAGCGGGCGGTCTCGTTCCTGAACGCCGAAGATCTCGAAGGTGGTTTCGTCCCAATAGGAAAGACCCTCTTCCTTGTGCCAGACCCAGGTGCCGATATGGGCGCTGTCGAGCGCCAGACGAAGCCGCCGTTCCTGCGCCTGCAATCTGGTTTCGGCGCGCTGCCGCTCGATCGCCACGGCCAGGATGTTGGCGACGGCCTGCACGAAGCCGATATCCTCGGCGACGAAGCGCTCGATCTCGCAGGCATGCACGCCGAGCGCGCCCCAGGGATTGTCCTTCTTGCCGATGAGGACGGTCACGCCGCTCTTGATGCCGTGTTCGAGAAAAACGCCGTCCTGGGCGAAACGTGGTTCTTGGGCGATATCGCCCGTGACCACGGGCTGTCCTGAGCTCAAAGCGAAGGACGCCTTGGAGCCGGCGCGTGCGCTGACGAGATGCGTTCCGACGAGGCCCGCACGCCAGCCGGAGCCGGCGGTCAGAAGGAAGTTCTCGCCATCGGGAAGAAGTCGCAAAATTGCGGTATGGTCGCAGCCGAGCGCCTTGCCGACACCGGCGACCGCCTCGTCCAACAGCTGGTCGATCGGAGCGCCGGCGAGCGCGTGATTGCTGAGGGCGGCGACGAGGGCCTGCTGCTCTTCACGACGCAACAGGCGGGCTCCGGCGTCTTCCTCATCCGCCTGGGAGGGGCGCCGGCCTTCGCCCAGAGCCGCGAGGCGCGCCTTCAATTCGGCGTTCTCTCGCTTCAGGTCTTCAAGACGATCCGCCGCCGGCGATCTCAGGTTTTCTTTGTGCATTCCCAACCGCTTCTGACGGCGGAGCATCCGCTGCCTTCCTGCGGTGAACGGCCGATCCCCGTCGAGGGTTGCGGCGGGTCGGCGGAGATCTTCGCCGACCCGGAATTTCATCTGGCAGCCGGGGCGTCAGCCGCCGATGCTTTCCTTTACGGCAGGCAGGCCATCCTCGCCGGAGAAGGTCTTCACCCCCTCAAGCCATGTGTCGAGGGTGTCGGGATGGGCCTGAAGCCACTCCTTGGCGGCCGTCCGGCCTTCCTTGTTGTCGTTTAGGATCGCGCCCATGATTTCGTTTTCCATCGGCAGCGTGAACTTCAGGTTCTTCAGGAGCTGGCCGACATTCGGGCATTCGTCGAGATAGCCTTGGCGGACATTCGTGTAGATGGTCGCGCCGCCGTAATCGGGGCCGAAGACATCATCACCGCCCGAGAGATATTTCATCTCGTAATTGGCGTTCATCGGATGCGGCTCCCAACCGAGGAAGACGATCGGCTTGTCGCGTTTGATGGCGCGGCCGACCTGGGCGAGCATGCCCTGCTCGGAGGATTCCACGAGCTCGAAATCGCCGAGGCCGAACTGGTCGTCCTCGATCATGCCGAGGATGAGGCGGTTGCCGTCATTGCCGGGTTCAATGCCGTAGATCTTGCCGTCGAGCTCGTCCTTGAACTTGGCGATGTCGTCAAAGCTCTTCAGGCCTTTGTCATAGGTGTAGGCGGGCACTGCGAGCGTGTATTTGGCGCCCGTGAGGTTGGCGGGCTCCAGCGTCTCCACCGAACCGTCCTCGCGATAGGGCGCGATGTCGGCCTCCATCGTCGGCATCCAATTGCCGAGAAAGACGTCGATGTCCTTGTTCTTCAGCGACGCATAGGTGACCGGCACGGACAGGACTTTCACGTCCGGCTTGTAGCCGAGGCCTTCCAGCACCACCGAGGCAAGCGCCGTCGTCGCCGTGATATCGGTCCAGCCGACATCGGAAAAGCGCACCGTCTTGCAGGTATCGGGGGCGCCTTGCGAAAGCGCCGGGCCTGCAAGCGACAGGGCGAAGACGCCGCCGGATAGGGCGGCAAGAAGCTGTCGGGCGATGGGCGTCATTCGGTGTCTCCGTCTTGGTTTTTAATGTCGTGCCGCGTGGCGCAAGGCGCCATGTCCCGCCGCTGCGGCGGGGCTGTCAGGCTGCCGGCGACGCGGCGGCGGCATCGAAACATCATCGCTGCGGAATGGCAATGTTTGCTTGATTGACTGATCAATCAAAAACCAGCAGAAGGGTGCCAGGAGACGACAATGCCCCGCATCGGAATGGAACCCGTGCGCCGCAAGGCGCTGATCGACGCCGCCATCGAGGCCATCCATCAGGAAGGCATGGCGCATATCACCATGGGCACGATCGCCAAGCGGGCCGGCGTGTCGGCCGGGCTCGCGCATCATTATTTCGGCGGCAAGGACAAGCTCCTGCTCGCCACCATGCGCCATCTCCTCTCCGAACTCGGCGAGGAGATGCAGAGATGCCTGAAAAACGCGGCGACGCCGCGAGCCCGCATCAGCGCCATCATCGCCGGAAATTTTTCGGCGGCCCAGTTTCGTCCGGCCGTCATTTCCGCCTGGCTCGCCTTCTACGAAGCGGCGCAGACGGAGCCCGAAGCGCGGCGTCTCCTGCGCGTCTATACGCGGCGGCTTGAAAGCAATCTCCTGCACGCGCTGCAGGAATTGGTGGCGCGCGAGGAGGCCGTGCGGATCGCGGAGACAGTCGCCTCGCTCATCGATGGGGTGTGGATCCGCCGTTCGCTGGCCGGCCCCGCCGATCCGGACGGCGCGGCCGCGCTCCTCGAAGACGCCGTCGATGCTCTTTTGTTGCGGAAACACCCTCATGCGTGAAGTCGACTTCATCATCATCGGCGCCGGCTCCGCCGGCTGCGTGCTCGCCAACCGGCTGTCAGAGGACGGGCAGAACAGCGTGCTCGTGGTGGAATATGGCGGCAGCGATGTCTCGCCCTTCATCCAGATGCCGGCGGCCTTCTCGATCCCGATGAATACGAGCCGCTACGATTGGGGCTATCGCAGCGAGCCCGAGCCGCATCTTGGCGGCCGGTCGCTCGCCTGCCCGCGCGGCAAGGTGATCGGCGGCTCCTCATCGATCAACGGCATGGTCTATGTGCGCGGCCATCCTCAGGATTTCGATACCTGGCAGGAGATGGGAGCAGGCGGCTGGGGCTATGCCGACGTCGCGCCGTATTTCCAGCGGCTGGAGACCAGCCATGGCGGCGAGGCCGGCTGGCGCGGCAGCGACGGGCCGATGCATGTGACGCGCGGCATGATGCGCAATCCACTTTATTCGGCCTTCATCCGGGCGGGTTCTGAGGCGGGTTATCCGCTCACCTTCGATTACAACGGCTCGGCTCAGGAAGGCTTCGGGCCGATGGAGATGACGGTGTGGCGCGGCCAGCGCTGGTCGTCGGCCCAGGCCTATCTGCGCCCGGCCTTGAAGCGGGCGAATGTCGAGCTCATGAGCAATACGCTGGCGGAGCGCATCCTGTTTGAGGATCGTCGGGCCGTCGGGCTCGTCGTCTCCCGCGGCGGTGCGCGCGAGACGATCCGGGCAAGGCGGGAAATCATCGTCTCCGCCTCGTCGATCAATTCGCCGAAGCTCTTGATGCTCTCCGGCATCGGGCCGGCCGAGCATTTGCGGGAGCAGGGCATCGATGTCGTTGCCGACAGGCCGGGCGTCGGCGGCAATCTGCAGGACCATCTCGAAGTCTATGTGCAGCAGGAATGCCGCAAGCCGGTCACGCTCAACCCGCATCTCGGGCTCGTCGGTCGCGGGCGGATCGGTACGCGCTGGCTTTTGACGCGCACCGGTTTCGGCGCCACCAACCATTTCGAGGCCTGCGCCTTCATTCGCTCCGCGCCGGGTGTCGAATATCCCGACCTGCAGATGCATTTCCTGCCGGCGGCGGTGCGCTATGACGGCAGCGCGGCGGCGAGCGCGCATGGCTACCAGATCCATATCGGGCCGATGCGTTCACCCTCGCGCGGCTATGTGCGGCTGAAGGGGCCGGACGCTGCGACGGCGCCTGCGATCCGCTTCAATTACATGAGCCACGAGCAGGATTGGCGGGATTTCCGGGCGGCGATCCGGCTTACCCGCGAGATCTTTGCGCAGCCGGCCTTCGGCGAGTTCTCAGGCGAAGAGCTTGCGCCCGGGCCGGAGGTGATGAGCGATGCGGCACTCGACGATTTCGTACGAAGCGAGGTCGAAAGCGCCTATCACCCTTGCGGCACCTGTCGCATGGGGGCCGCCGATGATGTCGGCGCCGTCGTCGATCCGCAATGCCGGGTGATCGGGGTCGATGGGCTCCGAGTGGCCGATTCCTCCATCTTCCCGCAGATCACCAACGGCAATCTCAACGCGCCCTCGCTGATGGTGGGCGAGAAGGCCGCCGACCATATTCTGGGGCGCAGCCTTCTGCCGCGTTTCGAGCGCGAGCCGGTGACCGTCTCCGGCTGGGCGGTGAGCCAGCGCAGCAAGCTGCCGCATCACGATCTCGCCGCCTGACGGGCGTGGCGCGGTGGCGCGCAAAGCGGCGATGAACGAAGAGATGCTGCCCTGCATTTCGAAGCATCGTCGGCGCAAGCTTGAGCCGGTAAAGGAGAGTTCGCAGGCGCTTTCCACAGGTGGGACCGCGCCCGTTGCGCGGGGGCGTAACCAACGGTTAAGCATAACGCGCACTTACTGTCGCACAGTTGAAACGCTTTTGAATCAAAGGGCGTTGTCATCTGCGAAGGAGGACTTTGCCATGGGCGAAGATGCCAAGATCATACTCCTGATGCAGGAAGTCTATCAGCCGGGAGATCCGGCGCGCAGCCGCGCCGCCCATGCCCTCATCCGTGCGCTGCGAGCCAAGCGCGATCTTTGCCGCGAGGAAGAGCGGATTGCCCGCGAAGTCGCCCTCAGCGCCGGCGATCACGGGGCCGAAGAGGTGCGGCGGCTCTGCCGGCTCGTCGCGTGAGGTTGACGTAGAGGCGGACCGATTTTCGCGATGGCGGGTTGACGGGGACGCTTTGATTGCCGGGGCGCGGCGGGATCACGCCTTGTAAGGCGCTGGCTTGGCCGCTACATGGGCGAGCGTCCTGCCACCACAGACATCCCGGACCTCCATGCGCGCCATCCTCGACGTTATCCTTCTGATCCTCAATCTTTATACCTGGGTGATCATCGCCAGCGCGATCTTCTCGTGGCTTTACGCCTTCAACGTCGTCAATCCGCGCAATCAGGTGGTCTCGACGATCGGGCGCATGCTCTATCAGCTGACGGAGCCGGTGCTGCGGCCGATCCGGCGCTTCGTGCCGGCCTTCGGCGGTCTCGACATTTCGCCGATCATCGCGATCCTTCTCATCTTTCTGCTGCAGCGGATCATCATCTACTACATCTATCCCATCGTCTTTTGAGCGAGCCTTATAAGGTCACCTCCGAGGGGCTCCTGCTTTCGGTGCGCCTGACGCCGAAGGCCGCCAAGGATGCGCTCGAAGGGGTGGAAGAGCTTGCCGACGGGCGCGCCGTCATAAAGGCGCGCGTGCGGGCCGTGCCGGAAAAGGGCGCGGCCAACAAGGCGCTCGAAAATCTGGTGGCGAAGGTGTTGGGTGTTCCGAAGAGCGCGGTGTCGGTTGCAAGCGGCGGGACGAGCCGCGTGAAAGTGCTCCGCCTCGCGGGCGATCCGGACGAACTCACAAAGAAGGTTCAGAGCGTCGTCTGACCGTTCCGGCAGCTTTCAGAGCTTGAACGAAAAGACCGCAACGGGCATGCGCCGCTCGCCGAAAAGCGTCTGCGCCATGGAGCGGATTTCGCCGCCGCGGTGCTCGTAGAATTCGAGGGCGCGCTGGTTTTCCGTCAAAGCGCGGACGATGAGGCGGGTGAAGCCGCGCTCCTTCAAGGTGCGGCAGGTCTCTTCGAAGAGCAGGCGTCCGCCGCCGATGCCCTGGTATTCCGGCAGCAGATAGATCTCGTAGATTTCGGCGGTACGCGAATGCGGGCGCTGTCTTGCGATGCCGAAGGTGGCATAGCCGGCGACCACACCACCGACTTCCAGAACGAGGACATTGCGCCTGCGGCCGATCACCTCCACCCAGTGGCGGGGTCCGTGGCGGGCGACCATCTGGCGAAGCGCGACGGCCGGAAGGATGCCGGCATAGGCCTCGCTCCAGGAACGCTCATGCACATCCGCGATGGCGGTTGCATCGGAATGTTCCGCATAGCGGATATCGATAACGACAGCGCTCATGGGCGAAGCGTAAGCCGCTTCGCCCCTTTCGAGCAATCACTCTCGATACGTCAAGCGGCATCTTTTTTGCTGCGCTCGGCCCGCTTACGATCGTTCGGGTCGAGGATCGCCTTGCGCAGACGAATGGATTGCGGCGTGATTTCAACCAGTTCGTCTTCGGCGATGTAGGACAGCGCCTGCTCCAGGCTGAGCTTCAAAGGCGGCGTCAAAAGCACGGCATCGTCTTTGCCCGCGGAGCGGATGTTGGTGAGCTGCTTGCCCTTCAACACGTTCACCTCGAGATCGTTGCCGCGCGAATGCTCGCCCACGATCATGCCCGGATAGACGGCTTCGCCCGGCCCGATCATCATCGAACCGCGGTCCTGGAGATTGAACAGCGCGTAAGGCACGGCCGCGCCGGTGCCGTTGGAAATCAGGACACCACGCTGGCGGCTCGGAATCTCGCCGCGCCAGGGCTGCCATTCGTGGAAGACGCGGTTCATGATCGCCGTGCCGCGCGTGTCGGAGAGAAGCTCCGGCTGATAGCCGATGAGGCCACGGGTCGGGACATAGAAGACGATGCGCGTGCGTCCGCCGCCCGAAGGCTGCATCTGCACCATCTCGCCGCGGCGGGTGGACAATTTGTCGATGACGACGCCGGAGAACTCGTCGTCGACGTCGACCGTGACCTCTTCGATCGGTTCCAGCGCTTCGCCGTTCTCGTCCGTCCTGTTGACGACGCGCGGCTTGCCGATCGTCAGCTCGAAGCCTTCGCGGCGCATGGTCTCGATCAAGATCGCGAGCTGCAATTCACCGCGACCGGCGACCTCGAAAGCGTCCTTGTCGGTCGATTCCGTGATCTTCAGGGCGACGTTGCCTTCCGCTTCGCGCAACAGGCGCTCGCGGATCACGCGGCTCTGCACCTTGGAGCCCTCGCGCCCGGCCAGCGGCCCGTCATTGATGCGAAACGACATGGAGAGGGTCGGCGGATCGATCGGGTGGGCGGCGATCGGTGTCGTCACCTCCGGATCGGCGAGCGTATCGGCGACGGTCGCCTCGCTCATGCCGGCGAGAGCGACGATGTCGCCGGCCTCGCCCTTGTCGATCGGCTGACGCTCCAGGCCGCGGAAGGCGAGAACCTTCGAGACGCGGAAATTCTCGACGACGTCGCCCTTGCGCGACAGCGCCTTCACCGTCTGGCCGGGCTTTATCTCGCCGGAGCGCACGCGGCCGGTAAGGATGCGGCCCAGGAAGGGATCCGCTTCCAGCGTCGTCGCCAGCATGCGGAACGGGCCTTCCTCGGTGGTCGGCGCGTTGACGTGGCGCACGACGAGGTCGAGGAGTGCGTCGATGCCTTGATGCTGGCCTTGCGGCGTGTCCGCCATCCAGCCCTGCTTGGCGGAGCCATAGAGGACGGGGAAGTCGAGCTGCTCTTCGGAGGCGCCGAGGGCGGCGAAGAGATCGAAGACCTCGTTGAGGACATAGTCGGGGCGGGCGTCGCCCTTATCGACCTTGTTGATGACGACAATCGGCTTCAGCCCGGCGGCGAGCGCCTTGGTGAGCACGAATTTCGTCTGCGGCATCGGGCCTTCGGCCGCGTCGACGAGGAGAAGAGCGCCGTCGACCATATTGAGGATGCGCTCCACCTCGCCGCCGAAATCGGCATGGCCTGGCGTATCCACAATGTTGATGCGCGCGTCGTTCCAGACGAGCGACGTCACCTTGGCGAGAATGGTGATACCACGCTCGCGCTCCAGCGCGTTGGAATCCATGGCGCGCTCGGCGACACGCAGCCCCTCGCGAAAGGAGCCCGAGCTCCTGAGGAGCACGTCGATGAGCGTCGTCTTGCCATGATCGACATGCGCGATGATGGCGATGTTACGAAGAGTCTTTGTCATGAGGGCCTTTATATGTGCGCCGCCCATACTCCATTCCAGTCATGGAAGACAGGGGTTGTGGCGCAAACATCGTCCGAAGCGCTGAAAAGGCGCCTCAGAAAGGCCCTTTGACACATTTTTTCGGATTTTTCACGCGCCGCTTAACACCTCATTGAGGCTTCTTGCAGGTTTCCCGCGAAATGCAGCGCATTTTAATCGCTTCGTGCTTTTTTGGGGCGAAGATGCAAGCCACATGACGGCTCGAAGAGACAAAAGAAAACGTCATCGTAAGGCGTTAACCATGCTCGGACGATATCGGACAAGATGTTCGCGGTGGCGTCGCGACGAAGACGGCGCGACGGCGGTGGAATTCGCGCTGATTTCGCCGGTTCTCATTTTCATGATGATGGGGATTGTCGAGCTCGGGCTTTATCTCTCCGCCGAGAGCGTGCTGGAGCATGCGAGCTATACCGCGACCCGGCTCGGGCGCACGGGTTACACCGACAAAGACAACAAGCTCTCCCGCGAGCAGACGATCCGCGCGGCGCTCGAGGGGGATGCGAGTGTTCTGATCGATCCGGCCAGGATCCAAATCAGCAGCCGCTCCTATACCGACTTCGACGAAATGACCGCAGGCCCTGAGCCCTTCATCGACGCCAATGGCAATGGCGTGCGCGACGATGGCGAGAACTACACCGACTCCAACGGCAACGGCGAATACGACGACAATGCCGGTACGGCCGGCTATGGCGGGAAGAAAGAGGTCGTCGTCTACACGATCACCTATCCGTGGAAATTCTTCACGCCGATGATCGGTTCAATCCTCGGCGGCAGCGACGACACTCTCGATATCACCGTGCATGCGGTGGTGAAGAACGAGCCCTTCTGATGCGACCGATCCTGAATCTGGCATGGGGAATATCACGGTGGGTATCACGCCGGGTATTTGCGCGATTGCGCGCTTTCCGGCGCAACGAGGCGGGTGTGGCCGCGCTCGAATTCGCGCTTTCGGCGCCCTTTCTCGTGGTTCTGACGCTCGGGGGCTTTGAAATGAGCCGCTACATCCTGGTGCTGCAGAAGGCCGACAAGATGGCCTTCACAGTTGCCGACGCCGTGGCTCGCGACAAGACCCTCACCTATTCGATGGCCGATCAGCTGTTTCAGGCGTCGGCCGAATTGATGAAGCCACTCGATTTCAGCGAGAACGGCCTCATCATCCTGAGCGCCGTCGCCCGCGACAGCGATGAGACCAAGATCCGCGTCAAATGGCAATGCAAGGGCGGCGGGACGCTCGATGTGGCGAGCCGCATCGGTGATATCGGCGACATCGCCAAGGTGCCTGGCGACCTTACCCTCGATCCCAAGGATTATCTCATCATCACTGAGGTGTTTTACGAGTGGACGCCGACCTTCGGTAGCTACTTCGTAGGAGACCACGGTATCTACAAATACGCCATGTTCCGCCCCCGTCTGGGGCAGCTGACGACGACAGCGGGATGTTCGTGATGTTGTGTTCTCTCCGTCGCCTGTTTCACCGCTATCTGCGCCGGGAAGACGGCTCCGTTGCACCACTGATCGGTTTCTCGGCGCTCGGGCTGATCGCGCTCATGGGCTTTGCCGTCGATGTCGGGCGCGCGCAGTTCGTTCAGGCGAAGCTCTTGAATGCCGCCGATGCCGGCGGGCTTGCGGCCGGATCACGGATCAATTCGACCAATGTGCAGGAAGAGGTGGAGCAGTTCGTCCGAGCGAACTTCCCCGACGGCTATGCGAATGCCCATATCACCAACGTCGAGGCCAAGGTGAATGCAGCACAGACCACGATCACTGTGAATGCCTCAGCGAAGGTGCCGACCACCTTTATGCGTCTTCTCGGCTTCAGGACGCTGACGGTGAGCGCGTATTCGGAGGTTACGCGCGAGATGGGCGGTCTCGAAGTCGTCATGGTGCTCGACAATACGGGGTCGATGCGATCGAGCCTCGGGTCTTTGAAAACGGCAGCCAAGACCCTGGTCGATATCCTGTTCGGAGACGATGCCGTCGCTGAGAACCTCTATGTGGGCCTGGTGCCGTTCTCGCAGGGCGTAAATATCGGGGGAGCAAACAAGGGCTGGATCATAGAGAATGTCACAGATCCAAGTGACCCCCATTACGCCGATTACGGTCAGTCAGCCGGCGGAGCGTGGGGCGGCTGCGTGGAGGCGCGCACCGGTGGCCAGGACGTCACCGACACGCCGCCCATGCACGACGACACGGTCAAGCCTCCTATCGAATCCCGTTTTCATGTGTATCTATGGCCGGACTCCGATAGCAATAACTGGAACAATTCGACTAGATACTGCACGGGTTTCGAAATTTGGGGTGATTGCTATTACGGTGAATGGAAAGTGACTAAGCCGACTGCATATTATACGCCGTATAATAATTCGTGGCGGAGTCCAAACAAATATTGTTCTGAGGCCGTGACGCCAATGACGCCCGTCAAGTCGACGATCGAGGCCGGTATCAACAGGATGACGACAGACGGCAATACCCACATCAATCTCGGTGCGGTCTGGGGCTGGCGAATGTTGTCACCGCGTTGGCGCGGCTACTGGGGCGGAGATATGGGCACAAACGGTTTGCCACTCGACTACAACAATGAGCTGATGGATAAGGCGGCCATCATTATGACAGATGGTGAAAACACTTGGGGCGAAGAATATTCTGCTTATGGCCCTGAGTCCGATCAACGTCTGGGGTACAGCAATCCCAAGGGCGAGTTGAATAAACGTCTCGAGCAGGTCTGTACCTCGATGAAAAATGCCGGGATTCTCGTCTACAC contains these protein-coding regions:
- a CDS encoding pilus assembly protein TadG-related protein, translated to MFVMLCSLRRLFHRYLRREDGSVAPLIGFSALGLIALMGFAVDVGRAQFVQAKLLNAADAGGLAAGSRINSTNVQEEVEQFVRANFPDGYANAHITNVEAKVNAAQTTITVNASAKVPTTFMRLLGFRTLTVSAYSEVTREMGGLEVVMVLDNTGSMRSSLGSLKTAAKTLVDILFGDDAVAENLYVGLVPFSQGVNIGGANKGWIIENVTDPSDPHYADYGQSAGGAWGGCVEARTGGQDVTDTPPMHDDTVKPPIESRFHVYLWPDSDSNNWNNSTRYCTGFEIWGDCYYGEWKVTKPTAYYTPYNNSWRSPNKYCSEAVTPMTPVKSTIEAGINRMTTDGNTHINLGAVWGWRMLSPRWRGYWGGDMGTNGLPLDYNNELMDKAAIIMTDGENTWGEEYSAYGPESDQRLGYSNPKGELNKRLEQVCTSMKNAGILVYTIAFNKPGYSTEQMMRRCASQDSFYFDSPDTSALQTAFKQIGDSLSNLRVSR